A genomic stretch from Chitinophaga agri includes:
- a CDS encoding glycan-binding surface protein — translation MTNYIMTAISQLKRLPALLCISLLALFTACSKDESGSSAPPVITGVSLLDSASVDSTFTTSLPGVLVLITGQHLDGITKVSFNGLDAYFNPTYNTSTHLIVTIPDKTPTEATDPNVPNQLYILTNHGEATYTFTIEIPPPSIAAISNENALAGDSLIVYGSSLWLIDKIVFPGGREVTDFIADDAGTRLGMIMPALGDDTGRLVIYAKYGNAMSDGPLNDHQSGNVISNLTADGETGEKAIFNWAYWGANRTTDPNLFPGTRGGYLQNIFGGVGEKDGAWWNGNRSGNFNEVPMFTAAIMTEQAANYALKFEINTKEPWTAGINVLRFGDTYAYRFMPWSGADGAKFETKGQWRTVTIPLSLFKTVADGVEGTGAGASVMGDLLKAGGVVAFGYRFITEEDPVDVYNAAYDNFRIVKIR, via the coding sequence ATGACTAACTATATAATGACGGCTATCAGCCAACTAAAACGGTTACCTGCCCTTCTTTGCATATCGTTGCTGGCACTCTTTACTGCCTGTTCGAAAGACGAGAGCGGAAGTAGTGCACCACCAGTCATCACGGGTGTGAGCCTGCTGGACTCTGCCAGTGTAGACAGTACTTTCACTACATCATTACCCGGCGTACTCGTGCTGATCACCGGGCAGCACCTGGATGGCATTACGAAAGTATCCTTCAACGGACTGGATGCTTATTTTAATCCGACTTACAATACGAGTACGCACCTGATCGTAACGATACCTGATAAGACACCCACAGAAGCCACCGATCCGAATGTGCCTAATCAGCTATATATTCTTACGAACCATGGAGAAGCTACTTACACTTTTACAATAGAAATACCTCCTCCATCGATTGCCGCCATCTCGAACGAAAATGCGCTGGCAGGAGACTCTCTGATCGTGTACGGGTCAAGCCTGTGGCTGATAGATAAGATCGTGTTTCCCGGAGGCCGGGAAGTGACCGACTTTATTGCAGATGATGCCGGCACCCGGTTAGGGATGATCATGCCGGCGCTGGGGGATGATACGGGCAGACTGGTGATTTACGCTAAATATGGTAACGCGATGTCTGACGGACCACTGAATGACCATCAGAGTGGGAATGTGATCAGTAACCTGACGGCCGACGGGGAAACAGGAGAGAAGGCAATATTTAACTGGGCATACTGGGGGGCTAACAGAACAACTGATCCGAATTTGTTCCCTGGCACGAGAGGTGGTTATCTGCAGAACATCTTCGGCGGAGTAGGTGAGAAAGATGGCGCCTGGTGGAATGGTAACCGTTCCGGTAACTTCAACGAGGTTCCTATGTTCACAGCCGCTATCATGACGGAGCAGGCAGCTAACTATGCGTTAAAGTTTGAGATAAATACAAAGGAACCCTGGACTGCGGGGATCAATGTGTTACGCTTCGGTGATACTTATGCGTACCGTTTTATGCCATGGTCTGGTGCAGATGGGGCTAAGTTTGAAACCAAAGGACAGTGGAGGACGGTCACCATTCCGCTATCATTGTTTAAGACGGTGGCAGACGGTGTGGAAGGTACGGGTGCAGGTGCTTCCGTCATGGGAGATCTGTTAAAGGCTGGCGGTGTAGTCGCATTTGGTTATCGCTTCATTACAGAAGAGGATCCGGTGGATGTATACAATGCTGCGTATGATAACTTCAGAATTGTGAAGATAAGATAG